The proteins below are encoded in one region of Paraburkholderia aromaticivorans:
- a CDS encoding efflux RND transporter permease subunit: MNISALFIRRPVATALLAVAILISGALAYFRLPVAPLPNIAFPVIALQANMAGASPEIMAATVAEPLERRLATIADVNQLTSISYVGSSMIIVVFGLNRDINGAARDVQAAIQAARADLPTTLRSNPTYRQYNPAGAPIMVLSLTSDTLTKAQLYDSADSVIQQQLSQIDGVGQITLGGGALPSVRVELEPGKLNSYGIGLEDVRAAIGAANANSAKGHVDQGEQRYVVTSNDQISKAAPYRDVVIAYRDGAPVLLRDVAQVRDSNENIRNAGLYNGKSAVLVIVYPTPGSNVVQTVGQIRARLPIIEAALPSAIHVNVAIDRSESVRSSVADTERTLFIAVLLVVGVVFVFLLSPRATLIPAVALPLSIVGAFGPMYLLDYSIDNLSLMALTIGTGFVVDDAVVVLENIVRHLEAGLEPKEAALRGSAEVGFTVISMSLSLIAVFLPILLMPGIVGLLFHEFAVTLSIAIILSLIISLTITPVMCAYLLSHERTMHSKARWARWVEAQFERFKQAYSRSLAVALDHALAVVLLLIGLLVANVFLARLLSGTFFPEQDTGILIGQIIADQSVSFNAMEKKLAQLQSIVKQDPAVASVAGFTGGRALNTANVFIELKPLAQRHLSATEVVNRLRPKLNAVSGARLFLQAQQDLQIGGRQAAAEYQYTLSSDDANALFTWVPKLVTELGKYRGKMEDVNSDLQQNGLQTYVNFSRATATRYGFQPNQIDNVLYDAFGQRTVSTIYNPLNQYFVVMEVAPAYWQYPQALNQIYLSTAAGNANGTQQTQMSRATVKAVQQAAAISSASSTNANTNSQNTDAEANQQTNSISNSKGGNSSGSADSTAAETMVPLAALMTFSNSHTATQVNHQSGLVAGTISFNLPTGGSLSEAGQIIAQAERDIGMPASVQGAFAGAAQAYAQSMGAVPLLILAALVVVYLVLGVLYENTVHPLTILSTLPSAGIGATLALLIFGTPFSVIAMIGIILLIGIVKKNGIMMVDVAIQLQRHDGMNARDAIHQAAVVRLRPIMMTTAAAVLGAVPLAIGIGQGASLRQPLGVTVMGGLLVSQVFTLYTTPVIYLYLDRLRARLAKWSARLPWNRRGEAPDTSA, from the coding sequence GTGAACATCTCGGCGCTCTTCATCCGGCGCCCGGTCGCGACCGCGCTGCTGGCGGTCGCGATCCTGATATCCGGCGCGCTTGCGTATTTCCGCCTGCCGGTGGCGCCGCTGCCGAACATCGCCTTTCCGGTGATCGCGTTGCAGGCGAACATGGCGGGGGCAAGTCCGGAAATCATGGCCGCCACGGTCGCCGAGCCGCTGGAACGGCGCCTCGCCACCATCGCCGACGTGAACCAGCTCACCTCGATCAGTTACGTGGGCTCGTCGATGATCATCGTGGTGTTTGGCCTGAACCGCGATATCAACGGCGCGGCGCGCGATGTACAGGCCGCTATCCAGGCCGCGCGCGCCGATCTGCCGACCACGCTGCGCAGCAACCCGACCTATCGCCAGTACAACCCGGCCGGCGCACCGATCATGGTGCTCTCGCTGACCTCCGACACGCTGACGAAAGCCCAGCTCTACGACTCCGCCGATTCGGTGATCCAGCAGCAACTGTCGCAGATCGACGGTGTCGGGCAGATCACGCTCGGTGGCGGCGCGTTGCCCTCGGTGCGCGTCGAGTTGGAGCCGGGCAAGCTGAACAGCTACGGCATCGGCCTCGAAGACGTGCGCGCGGCAATCGGCGCGGCCAATGCGAACAGCGCGAAAGGCCATGTCGACCAGGGCGAGCAGCGCTACGTGGTGACCTCGAACGATCAGATCAGCAAGGCCGCGCCGTATCGCGACGTAGTGATCGCCTATCGCGACGGCGCGCCCGTCTTGCTGCGCGACGTCGCCCAGGTGCGCGACTCGAACGAAAATATCCGCAATGCCGGGCTCTACAACGGCAAGTCGGCCGTGCTCGTGATCGTCTATCCGACGCCGGGCAGCAACGTGGTGCAGACGGTCGGGCAAATCCGCGCGCGCCTGCCGATCATCGAGGCCGCGTTGCCGAGCGCGATTCATGTGAACGTCGCCATCGACCGCTCGGAGTCGGTGCGCTCCTCGGTGGCCGACACCGAGCGCACGCTGTTCATCGCGGTGCTGCTGGTGGTGGGCGTGGTGTTCGTGTTTCTGCTGTCGCCGCGCGCCACGCTGATTCCGGCAGTCGCTCTGCCGCTGTCGATCGTTGGCGCCTTCGGACCGATGTATCTGCTCGACTATAGCATCGACAACCTCTCGCTGATGGCGCTGACGATCGGCACCGGTTTCGTGGTCGACGACGCCGTGGTGGTGCTGGAGAACATCGTGCGCCACCTCGAAGCCGGGCTCGAGCCGAAAGAGGCCGCGCTGCGCGGCAGCGCCGAGGTCGGCTTCACCGTTATCTCGATGAGCCTCTCGCTGATCGCCGTGTTTTTGCCGATCCTGCTGATGCCCGGCATTGTCGGGCTGCTGTTCCACGAGTTCGCCGTCACGCTATCGATCGCGATCATTTTGTCGCTCATCATCTCGCTGACCATCACGCCGGTCATGTGCGCTTATCTGCTCAGCCACGAACGCACGATGCATTCAAAGGCACGCTGGGCACGCTGGGTCGAGGCGCAGTTCGAGCGCTTCAAGCAGGCGTATTCCCGCTCGCTCGCGGTGGCGCTCGATCATGCGCTCGCGGTCGTTCTGCTGCTGATCGGCCTGCTCGTGGCCAACGTGTTCCTGGCCCGCCTCCTGTCCGGGACGTTCTTTCCGGAGCAGGACACCGGCATTCTGATCGGGCAGATCATCGCCGATCAAAGCGTCTCGTTCAACGCCATGGAAAAGAAGCTCGCGCAATTGCAGTCGATCGTCAAGCAGGACCCGGCGGTGGCGTCGGTCGCGGGCTTCACCGGCGGACGCGCGCTGAATACCGCCAACGTGTTCATCGAACTGAAACCGCTCGCGCAACGCCATCTATCGGCGACGGAGGTGGTCAACCGCTTGCGGCCGAAGCTCAACGCCGTCTCCGGCGCGCGGCTCTTCCTGCAGGCGCAACAGGATCTGCAGATCGGCGGACGCCAGGCCGCGGCCGAATACCAGTACACGCTCTCCAGCGACGACGCCAACGCGCTCTTCACGTGGGTGCCGAAACTCGTGACCGAACTCGGCAAATACCGCGGCAAGATGGAAGACGTGAACTCAGACCTGCAACAGAACGGCTTGCAAACCTACGTGAACTTCAGCCGCGCGACCGCCACGCGCTACGGTTTCCAGCCGAACCAGATCGATAACGTGCTGTACGACGCTTTCGGCCAGCGCACCGTGTCGACCATTTACAACCCGCTGAATCAGTACTTCGTCGTGATGGAAGTCGCGCCGGCCTATTGGCAGTATCCGCAAGCGCTCAATCAGATCTACCTGAGCACGGCCGCAGGCAACGCGAACGGCACGCAGCAAACGCAGATGTCGCGCGCCACCGTCAAAGCCGTGCAACAGGCGGCAGCCATCAGCAGCGCGTCGAGCACCAACGCGAACACGAATTCGCAGAATACCGATGCCGAAGCGAACCAGCAGACCAACAGCATCTCTAACAGCAAGGGCGGCAATTCCAGCGGCAGCGCCGACAGCACCGCGGCCGAAACCATGGTTCCACTGGCCGCGCTAATGACCTTCTCGAACAGTCACACCGCGACGCAGGTGAACCACCAGAGCGGCCTCGTGGCCGGCACCATCTCGTTCAATCTGCCGACCGGCGGATCGCTGAGCGAGGCCGGTCAGATCATTGCGCAGGCCGAGCGCGACATCGGTATGCCCGCATCGGTCCAGGGCGCATTCGCGGGCGCCGCGCAAGCGTATGCGCAGTCGATGGGCGCGGTGCCGTTGCTGATTCTCGCCGCGCTGGTGGTGGTCTACCTGGTGCTCGGCGTGCTGTACGAGAACACGGTGCACCCGCTTACGATCCTGTCGACGCTGCCGTCGGCGGGCATCGGCGCAACGCTGGCGCTGCTGATCTTCGGCACGCCCTTTTCGGTGATCGCGATGATCGGCATCATTCTCCTGATCGGCATCGTCAAGAAAAACGGCATCATGATGGTCGATGTCGCGATCCAGTTGCAGCGTCATGACGGCATGAACGCGCGCGATGCGATTCACCAGGCCGCCGTGGTGCGGCTGCGCCCGATCATGATGACGACCGCGGCCGCGGTGCTGGGCGCCGTGCCGCTCGCGATCGGCATCGGCCAGGGCGCGTCGCTGCGCCAGCCGCTGGGCGTGACGGTCATGGGCGGCCTGCTCGTGAGCCAGGTTTTTACGTTGTACACGACGCCGGTGATTTATCTGTACCTCGACCGGCTGCGCGCGCGACTCGCGAAATGGTCAGCGCGCCTGCCGTGGAATCGCCGCGGCGAAGCACCGGATACGAGCGCATGA
- a CDS encoding efflux transporter outer membrane subunit: MMKTISLTRLAGAMLVLSTVMTGGCTVGPDYHRPPVATPATWKELPGWTEAQPAAERPKGDWWTGFNDPLIDQLEPLVSVSNQTVRQDYANYQQALAEVRLARSALFPTIGVTGSATRARSATGGLSSSTLGGASGFQRVNNAGSLEANASWAPDLWGLVRRNIEESAATAQASQATLANATLSEQIALASAVINLRVTDANIDLLTHTVDAFEQSLRVVADQDKAGTVPPSDLVSAQTQLESAQSSLIALGVARAQYVHAIAVLVGKNPEELDVPQNTTLPTLPSTPVSVPSTLLQRRPDIAAAERLMAAQNAAIGVAVAAYYPTISLSALDGFTQSPLAGLLHISNYVWSLGGQASETLFDGGQRSAQVDAAKASYEAAVAAYRGTVLTAFQGVENDLAGLRILAQQAEVLERAVRDATRGTEIARNEYQAGTVDFTTVATAQTTQLNLQQTALNVQQTRLLDAASLIGDLGGGWSDSELRDPRKAGQQNASP, from the coding sequence ATGATGAAGACGATCTCCCTCACCCGACTGGCCGGCGCGATGCTGGTGTTATCGACTGTGATGACAGGCGGCTGCACGGTCGGCCCCGACTATCATCGGCCGCCCGTCGCGACGCCTGCCACGTGGAAAGAACTGCCCGGCTGGACCGAGGCGCAGCCCGCCGCCGAGCGTCCGAAAGGCGACTGGTGGACGGGCTTCAATGATCCGCTCATCGATCAACTCGAACCGCTCGTGTCGGTGTCGAATCAGACCGTGCGCCAGGATTACGCGAACTACCAACAGGCGCTCGCCGAAGTGCGGCTCGCGCGCAGCGCCCTGTTTCCGACCATCGGCGTGACCGGATCGGCGACCCGCGCGCGGTCGGCGACCGGCGGTCTCAGCAGCAGCACGCTTGGCGGCGCGAGCGGCTTTCAGCGCGTGAACAACGCCGGCTCGCTCGAAGCCAACGCGAGCTGGGCGCCTGATTTGTGGGGCCTCGTGCGCCGCAACATCGAGGAGAGCGCCGCCACCGCACAAGCCAGCCAGGCCACGCTCGCGAACGCCACCCTCTCCGAGCAGATTGCCTTGGCGAGCGCGGTCATCAATCTGCGCGTGACGGATGCGAATATCGACTTGCTCACTCACACCGTCGACGCGTTCGAGCAATCGCTGCGCGTCGTCGCCGACCAGGACAAGGCCGGCACCGTGCCGCCTTCGGACCTGGTGAGCGCGCAGACGCAACTGGAGTCGGCGCAATCGAGTCTGATTGCATTGGGCGTCGCACGAGCGCAATACGTTCATGCGATTGCCGTGCTGGTCGGCAAAAATCCGGAAGAGCTGGACGTCCCCCAGAACACCACGCTGCCGACGCTGCCATCCACGCCGGTCAGCGTGCCGTCCACGCTACTGCAGCGCCGGCCCGACATTGCCGCCGCCGAGCGCCTGATGGCGGCGCAGAACGCCGCGATCGGCGTGGCCGTGGCCGCGTATTACCCGACGATTTCCCTATCGGCGCTGGACGGCTTCACGCAGTCGCCGTTGGCCGGCCTGCTGCATATCTCCAACTATGTCTGGTCGTTGGGCGGTCAGGCGAGCGAGACGCTGTTCGACGGCGGACAGCGCAGCGCGCAGGTCGATGCGGCGAAGGCGTCTTATGAAGCGGCGGTGGCCGCTTATCGCGGTACGGTTTTGACGGCGTTTCAAGGTGTGGAGAACGATCTTGCGGGCTTGCGGATTCTCGCGCAACAAGCCGAGGTGCTGGAGCGCGCCGTGCGCGACGCGACGCGCGGCACCGAGATCGCGCGCAATGAATATCAGGCGGGGACGGTGGACTTTACGACGGTGGCGACTGCGCAGACCACTCAGTTGAATCTTCAGCAGACTGCATTGAACGTGCAGCAAACGCGGCTGCTCGATGCAGCGTCATTGATCGGCGATCTGGGCGGCGGCTGGTCCGATAGCGAACTGAGAGATCCGCGCAAGGCGGGGCAACAGAACGCATCGCCGTGA
- a CDS encoding ABC transporter substrate-binding protein encodes MLRILASLLVSSAVLPAFAQPNDASIPQATTSKPASASMAAAFAPSGTLRASINLGNPVLAALDPATGQPVGVSVDLATEFAKRLGVPLQLVAVKSAGASVENVEQDKADIGFFAVDPKRGQEIAFTKPYVLIEGFYLVREGSPITTNEQVDQTGVTVAVGKGSAYDLFLTRELHHATVVRIPTSPAVVQGFLDQHLDVAAGVRQQLEKDAARTGGLRILDQRFMVIRQAMGVPKAKGDEAAAYLSKFVEDMKASGFVTASLARHQIAGAVVAKEND; translated from the coding sequence ATGCTCAGAATATTGGCATCCCTCCTGGTATCCAGCGCAGTCTTGCCCGCATTCGCGCAACCCAACGACGCGAGCATTCCGCAAGCCACCACTTCAAAACCAGCCAGCGCATCGATGGCCGCCGCATTCGCGCCGAGCGGCACGTTGCGCGCGTCGATCAATCTCGGCAACCCCGTGCTGGCCGCGCTTGATCCGGCGACGGGCCAACCCGTCGGCGTGTCCGTCGATCTCGCCACGGAATTCGCCAAACGGCTCGGCGTGCCGCTGCAACTGGTCGCGGTGAAGTCGGCGGGCGCGTCGGTCGAGAACGTCGAGCAGGACAAGGCCGACATCGGTTTCTTCGCCGTCGATCCGAAGCGTGGACAGGAAATCGCCTTCACGAAGCCGTACGTGCTGATAGAGGGTTTTTATCTGGTGCGCGAGGGTTCACCGATCACTACGAACGAGCAGGTCGATCAAACCGGCGTGACGGTCGCGGTCGGCAAAGGCAGCGCTTACGATCTGTTTCTGACGCGCGAGCTACATCACGCGACAGTTGTCCGCATTCCGACTTCGCCCGCGGTCGTGCAGGGCTTTCTCGATCAGCATCTGGACGTGGCCGCCGGCGTCAGGCAGCAACTCGAAAAGGACGCGGCCAGAACGGGCGGGCTGCGGATACTGGATCAGCGCTTCATGGTGATTCGTCAGGCGATGGGCGTACCCAAAGCAAAAGGCGATGAGGCCGCCGCTTACCTGTCGAAATTCGTCGAGGACATGAAGGCGTCCGGCTTCGTCACGGCGTCGCTGGCACGGCATCAGATCGCCGGCGCGGTGGTGGCGAAAGAGAACGACTAG